CCGGGAGACAACAGCACATTTGAAGTCAACCTCATCGCGCCGATAGCGATGCAGGAAGGGCTCCGTTTCGCAGTCCGCGAAGGCGGCCGCACAGTCGGCGCCGGCGTCGTAACTGAGATCATCGCATAGAGCCCCGGGAGGGTAATATTTTGGCAAAGAAAATCCGCATAAAACTGAAGGCATTCGACCACCGCGTACTTGACGCCTCCGCGACTCAGATCGCGGACACGGCGCAGCGTACCGGAGCCAGAGTATCCGGCCCCGTGCCCCTTCCGACAGAGGTAAACCGCTTTTGCGTGCTAACCTCACCGCATGTCGACAAGGACGCGCGTGACCAGTACGAGATCAGGACGCATAAGCGCCTGATCGATATAATCGACCCAACGCAGAAGACAATGGAGGCTCTTATGGAGCTGAATCTGCCCTCTGGTGTTGATATACAGATCAAGCTCTAAGCTTAAGATCTAAGAAGGAGTGAAACGTTAATGAGTATGGGGATTCTGGGCCGCAAGGTAGGGATGACCCAGGTCTTCGACGAAAACGGCAAGGCGATACCTGTGACAGTAGTAGAAGCAGGGCCCTGCACGATCGTTGAAATCCGGACACCTGAAAAAAACAGTTACAGCGCAGTGCAGCTCGGTCTCGGAGATGTGAAGCCCGTCAGGCTGACAAAGCCGATGAAGGGTTACTTCGAGAAACAGAGCGTAGCGCCCAGGCGCTGGCTGAGGGAGTTCCGCGTGGATGACACGAAGGACTACCAGGTGGGACAGGAGATCACCGTTTCTCTGTTCCAGAATGGTGACGTTATCGACGTCACCGGCGTAAGCAAAGGTAAGGGATACGCGGGCGTTATCAAGCGCCATGGCTTCGGCGGGACACCGGCGAGCCACGGACACTCGGTTACGCATCGTCACCCCGGTTCAATAGGATGCAGCAGCTTCCCCGGCCGTGTAATGAAGGGCCGGAGGATGGCGGGTCACATGGGCAGCGAGCGCGTCACCACCAAGAACCTCAAAGTTTTTGGTATTGACGAAGAGAACAACCTTCTTCTCATCGAAGGTCCCGTTCCCGGCGCTAAAGACGGCCTTGTGATGATCCGCAAGACTGCTTAATAGGGAGGCAGAAGACAATGCCTGTAATTAAAGAGGTAAATTTTAAAGGCGAAGTTATCGGAGAGATGACTCTTTCCGATGCGGTCTTCGGAGCCCCGGTCCATGTGCCGGCCATGCACCAAGTTGTGGTCGCGCATCTGGCTAACTGCCGTGTTGGAACTCACAACACGAAAGACCGCGGAGATGTCCGCGGCGGCGGTAAAAAGCCCTGGAGACAGAAGCATACAGGTCGTGCCCGCGCCGGCAGCTCACGCTCGCCGATTTGGGTAGGCGGCGGAGTGGCCCACGGTCCTCACCCGCGCGATTACCACCAGAAGGTCAATAAAAAGGTTCGCCGCATCGCGCTTCGCAGCGCGCTGACGCTCAAGGCTCAGGCGGACAACATGCTGATCATCGAAAGCTTCGGAATCGAAGCCCCGAAGACAAAGACGATGCTTGAATTCCTCTCTGCAGTGCAGAGCGGCAAAAAGCCCCTTCTTGTCCTTCACGAGACGAACATGCCTGTCGTAAAGTCAGCCGCGAACATTCCCGGCGTCTATGTGCAGCATGTCGACAGCGTAAACGTTTACGACCTTCTTAATCACGATCAGTTGATTGCAACTCCGGAAGCAATTAAGAAGCTCGAGGAGGTATTTGCATAATGAACGCGATCGCATATGATATAATAGTCCGGCCCGTCATAACGGAGAAGACAAGCCGTCAGATGGAAATGGGACAGTATACCTTTGAAGTGCTCCCGAAGGCCAATAAGATCGAGATCCGCAAGGCCGTCGAAGAAGTATTCAAAGTCAAGGTTGTCAAGGTAAATACGATCCAGGTCCGTTCAAAACCGAAACGGATGGGCGCCTTTTTGGGTCGTTCTCGCTCTTGGAAGAAAGCAGTCGTAACGCTCGCAGCGGGCGAAAAGATAGCATTCTTCGAAGGCGCGGGCGCCTAGGCAGAAAGGGGAAACATCTAAATGGGAATTAAGAAATTTCGTCCCACTACGCCCAGCCGCCGTCAGATGGCGACGCCCGATTTCTCTGAGATCACAAAGGCGAAGCCGGAACGCAGCCTGGTAGCATCGCTGTCGCAGTCAGCGGGACGCAACAACAACGGGCGCGTCACAATGCGCCACCGCGGCGGTCGCGGAAGGATCAAATACCGCATAGTCGATTTCAAGCGTGACAAGTTCGGAGTGCCCGGCAAGGTCGCGGCGATCGAATACGATCCCAACCGTTCAGCACGCATCGCGCTCATTTCCTACAAAGACGGTGAGAAGAGATATATCCTTGCTCCCATCGGCCTTAACGTAGGTGATTCAATAGTAGCCGGAGAAGGTTCGGACATCCGCCCCGGAAACGCCCTTAAACTTAAGGACATTCCCGTCGGTACGGTCATCCACAACGTGGAGCTCGAACCCGGACGCGGCGGAGTATTGGTCCGTTCAGCAGGCGTTTCAGCTCAGCTCATGGCCAAAGAGGGCAAATATGCCTTCGTGCGTATGCCTTCAGGCGAACTTCGTCTCATCCTGCTTGAGTGCATGGCGACGGTAGGCCAGGTAGGCAACGAAGAGCATGAAAACGTCGTCTTCGGTAAAGCGGGCAGAACTCGCTGGCTCGGGATTCGTCCGCATATTCGCGGTATGATTCAGAACCCTGTCGACCATCCTATGGGCGGAGGCGAAGGCAAGAGCAAGTCGCACAAGCATCCTGTCTCACCGTGGGGTACTCCGGCAAAGGGTTACCGTACCCGCAAGCGTAAGCCGTCGGATAAGTTCATCGTCCGCCGCCGCAAGAAGTAGCCCGGATCTGTAGGAGGTAAATCAGATGGCTCGTTCACTAAAAAAAGGACCCTACGTAGACGCGAAGCTTCTTCGCAGGGTAGAGAACATGAACGACTCAGGCAAGAAGATCGTTATAAAGAGCTGGGCCCGCGCCTGCTCGATCACGCCTGAAATGGTCGGACACACAATAGCTGTGCACAACGGCCGCATTCATGTTCCTGTTTACATCAGCGACAATATGATAGGACATAAGCTCGGTGAGTTTGCGCCTACCCGTAAGTTCGGCGGACACGCCGGACAGGAACGCTCCACAAAGGTAAAGAAGTAGGAGGCCGCGAGGGATGGAAGTAAAAGCATCGGCAAAGCAGATCCGTATTTCTGCAAACAAAGTCCGCAGAGTCCTTGCGCTCGTCAGAGGTAAAAGCGCCTCTGAAGCGCTCTTGATTCTTAAATATACTCCGAATAAGCCGGCAAAATATGCTGAGAAGGTCCTGCAGAGCGCGGTAGCGAATGCAGAGCACAATCACGGCCTTGACATGGATAAGCTCATCGTCAAGACAGCCACGGCTGATCAGGGAGCGTACATGAAGCGTTTCCGCCCCGTATCAATGGGCCGCGCTCATGCGTTCAGACATCACACGTGCCATATAACTATGGTCGTGTGTGAAAAGTAAGGAGGGGTGACACGGTGGGTCAGAAAGTTCACCCGGTAGGTTATAGACTTGGCGTTATCTACGATTGGGAATCCCGCTGGTACGCTGACGGAAAGAAATATGCGAAGTATCTGCACAAAGACCTCGAGCTCAGAAACTGGATCAAAAAGCGTTGGGCTCAGGCGGGCGTAAGCCGTGTAGAGATAGAGCGTATTGGCGATGTCATGCGTTTCACAGTTTGGACCGCCCGGCCTGGTGTTGTAATTGGCAAGCAGGGAGCAGAGATACAGGCAGTTCGTGAAGAACTTCAGGCGATGACCGGCAACCGGGTAATGATAAATATCCAGGAAATGAAGAACCCGGACGTTGAGGCGCAGGTAGTTGCCGAAGGCGTTGCATCTTCACTGGAGCGCAGAATCAGCTTCCGTCGCGCAATGAAGCAGTCAATCTTCCGCGCGATGAAATCAGGAGCGAAGGGCATCAAGATCCAGTGCGCAGGCCGCTTAGGCGGTGCTGAAATCGCGCGCACGGAGTGGTACCTTGAAGGCCAGCTCCCCCTGTCAACACTGAGAGCCGACATCGACTACGGCTTCGCAGAGGCTCATACCATCTACGGAGTTATCGGCATCAAGGTGTGGATATACAAAGGCGAGGTAATGGAGCGCAAACCGATCTTCGACACCGAGCCCGCAGCAAAGGAGAGGGGGTAACATCTGATGCTTGCACCGAAAAGAGTAAAATACCGCAAGCCTCACCTTACAGCTCTCCGCGGTTACAGCAAAGGCGCCGTTAAGGTAGATTTCGGCGAGTTCGGCCTTCAGGCCTGCGAAAACGGATGGATCTCAGCGCGTCAGATCGAGGCAGTCCGTGTAGCGATAAGCCGTAAGATGAAAAAAGGCGGAAAAATCTGGATAAGAATTTTCCCTGACCGTCCGGTCACGGAGAAGCCGCTTGAAACACGTATGGGTAAAGGAAAAGGAAACGTGGAATACTGGACAGCAGCGGTAAAGCGCGGCCGCGTCATGTTTGAAATAGCAGGCGTACCCCGTGATGTTGCTGAACAGGCATTCCGTACTGCATCGTTCAAACTGCCCATCAAGGTAAAAATGTTAACCCGAGAGGGAGCAGGTGAATAGTGATGGATCCCAAGGAACTTCGAGATCTCAGCGTATCTGAGCTAAAAGATAAGCACAAGCAGTTTAAGGAAGAGCTGTTCAACCTCCGTTTCCAGAATGCGATCGGACAGCTTAAAAATTCAGGAAGAATCAAAGACGTCAAAAAGACAATCGCCCGCATCCTTACGGTCATCACCGAAAAAGAGATGGGCATTGATAACTCAGGAGCAAGGAGGTAACCGGCGATGGAAGAGCGCAAAGCACATCGTAAAGTCCGTACCGGAATAGTGGTCAGCGACAAGATGGAAAAGACCATCGTCGTTCGCCTGGACCGTATGGCAAAGCATGGCCTCTACGGCAAGCCTGTTCTTCGTTCAAAGAAGTTCATGGCTCACGACGAGAGCAACAACTGCCGTATCGGGGACAAAGTAATGATAGGTGAGACCCGCCCCCTGAGCGCCAACAAGTGCTGGGAAGTCCTCGAGATAATCGAGAGAGCCCCGATACTCGGCGCAACGGAAGAGGAGGACCAGTAGTATGATACAGCTGCGTACAGTACTTAACGTAGCCGACAACTCCGGCGCGAAAAAGATCCTCTGCGTACAGGTCAGAGGCGGCAGCTTCCGTAAGGTCGGCACCATCGGCGACGTAATCGTAGGCGCCGTGCGTGAAGCGGCCCCTAACGGAAACATCAAGAAGGGCGACGTCGTAAAGGCCGTCATCGTAAGGACGAAAAAGGAGATCCGCCGCAAGGATGGCTCCTATGTCCGCTTCGACGACAATGCGGCCGTAGTCATTGACGCCAACGGCGACCCCAAGGGAACACGTATTTTTGGCCCTGTGGCCAGGGAACTGAGAGAAAAGAAATATATGCGAATCGTCTCTCTGGCGCCCGAAGTTGTATAGGGGGAAAACGCCATGTCTAAAATGAGAATCAAAAAGGGAGACCGCGTACGCGTCATCTCCGGAAAAGACGCCGGTAAAGAGGGAAAGATCTTAAGCCGCGACGTTCAGAAGGACAGAGTAGTAGTTGAGAAGGTAAACTTTGTCACAAAGAGCGTCAAGCCGACACAGAAGGATCCCCGCGGCGGCCTCGTCAAGAAGGAAGCAGCTATCGCCGCTTCAAAGGTAATGCTTGTCTGCCCGAAGTGCGGCAAAGCGACCCGCGTTTCACGCGCCTTCCTTGACGACGGCAAGAAAGTCCGTATCTGCAAACAGTGCGGCGAAATCATTGATAAGGCATAAGGAGGAGGGACTGATATGACTCCGCGTCTTTTAACGAAATACACAGAAGAAGTCCTTCCCCGTTTGAACGATCAGTTCAAATATAAGAACGTCATGGAAATGCCCCGTCTCGTCAAAGTTGTCATCAACATTGGCGTAAACGAAGCAAAGCTTGACCAGAAATATATGGACGCCTCCATCAACGAGCTGACCATAATTTCAGGACAGAAGCCCATGATGAAGCGCGCAAAGAAATCCATAGCCGGATTTAAGGTTCGCGAAGGAATGCCGGTTGCATGTGCGGTAACCCTGAGAAGCGACAGAATGTGGGAATTTGTGGATCGCCTTTTCAGCGTAGCGCTTCCCCGTATCAAGGACTTCCAGGGGATCTCGCCCAGAGGATTTGACGGCCGCGGTAACTTCAACCTCGGTCTGAGAGAGCAGCTCCTCTTCCCTGAGATCGACTACGATAAGGTCATCCGTCAGCGCGGCATGAACATCACATTTGTTACTACCGCGAAGACCGATGAGGAAGCCCAGGCCCTTTTAAAAGAGCTGGGCATGCCCTTCGCCCGTTAGGAAGGAGACGCTAATGGCCCGTAAAAGTATGGTGAACAAGGCGGCAACAGAGCCTAAGTTCAAAGTGAGAAAGTACAATCGTTGCCCTCTCTGTGGGCGTCCCCACGGATATATGCGCAAATTTGATATGTGCCGCTGCTGCTTCCGCAAGCTTGCGCGCGAGGGAAAAATCCCTGGCGTAGTCAAGGCTAGCTGGTAAGAAGGGAGGATCCTTTTATGCATATTACAGATCCTGTCGCGGATATGCTCACACGCATCAGAAATGCGAACGTGGTCTATCATGAGATGGTAGATATGCCTCTTTCCAAGCTGCGCCTCGAACTTGCGCGCATCTTGAAAGAGGAAGGTTATATCCGCAACTACAAGACAATTACAGACGCGAAACAGCCCATGCCGATCCTTAGGCTGACCATGAACTATGGTCCGCAGAAGGAAAGAGTCATCCAGGGCCTTCGCAGGATAAGCAAGCCGGGGCGTCGTATCTACGTCGCCAAAGATGAACTCCCGAAGGTCATGGGAGGACTTGGCATTGCGATAATCTCCACATCAGCAGGACTTATGACTGACGCCGCAGCCCGTAAAAGCGGACTTGGCGGAGAAGTCGTCTGCTATGTGTGGTAATGGAGGCGCTTACAAATGTCTAGAATAGGACGTAAAGTTATAGCGCTTCCGAAGGGCGTCGAAGTTAAGATAGACGGCCAGCATGTGACGGTCAACGGGCCCAAGGGCTCGCTTGAGATGGATGTGATGCCCAAGATCGCAGTCGTGATCGAAGATGGACTCCTCCAGGTCACACGCGAAAATGACGACAAGCAGGTCCGCGCAGCTCACGGAATGACCCGCGCACTTATCAACAACATGGTGAACGGCGTATCCGAGGGTTTCCAGAAGACGCTTGAGATCATAGGCGTAGGCTATCGCGCTCAGATGCAGGGCAAGAACCTCGTTCTCAGCCTTGGCTTCTCACACCCGGTCGAGGTCGTGCCTCCGGCAGGAATCGAATTCGCGTGTGACAGCCCCATCAAAATTGCAGTTCGCGGCATTGACAGACAGCTCGTCGGCCAGGTCGCGGCAAACGTTCGCGGGTATCGCCCGCCTGAACCCTATAAGGGCAAGGGCATCAGATACACCGGCGAATATGTTATCCGCAAGGCCGGTAAGGCCGGCGCCAAGAAGTAAGGCGAGGTGAAGGACGTTGATTAATAATCGCAGTCGTAATGAAATGCGGGAGCTTCGCCATCGTCGCCTCAGGAAACAGCTTTCAGGCACCGGTGCGCGTCCCCGTCTTGCAGTCTTCGGCAGCCTGAAGCACATCGTAGCTCAGGTGATAGATGACGAGAAGGCCTGTACATTGGTATCGGCCTCTACAACACAGGACAAGTTTGAAGAAGTTAAGGGCACTGGCAACATTGAAGCTGCAAAGGCTGTAGGCAAGCTCATTGCAGAGCGCGCCCTTGCGCACGGAATCACGGAAGTAGTCTTCGACAGAGGCGGCCATGTTTATCACGGCAGAGTCAAAGCCCTGGCAGACGCAGCCCGTGAAGCCGGACTGAAGTTCTAAGAGGAGGCGCAATAAAGTGGCGAAAGAGACACAGAATCAGAAAACCTACAGCAGCAGAGGCCTTGAGCTTTCTGAACGCATAGTTTCCATCAACCGCGTCAGCAAAGTCGTAAAAGGCGGTAAGCGCTTCCGCTTCAGCGTACTGGTCATCGTCGGCGACGGCGTGAGCCAGGTCGGTCTCGGAATGGGCAAAGCGAAAGAAATTTCGGTTGCCATGAAGAAGGGCATCGAGCACGCGAAGAAGAACCTTATCGACCTCAAGAAGACGGGACATACGCTTCCGCATCCCATCATCGGCAAGTTCGGAGCGGCAGAAGTGCTCCTCCGTCCCGCCGCCCCTGGAACCGGTGTTCTCGCCGGCTCCTCCGTGCGCCCGATCATGGAACTCGGCGGAGTGAAGGACATCATCGCGAAGGTAACAGGAAGAACTTCCAACCCCATCAACATTGCGTACGCAACGATGGACGCTGTGAAGCGCCTCCGCACCCCCGATGAGATCTACCGTCTGCGCGGCAAAGACCGCAGCAAAGAAGCCTAGGAAGGAGACAGACTATGGCGAAACTTCGTATAACATGGAAGAAGAGCACAATAGGACGTCCTCCGCAGCAGGAGAGAGTCATAAAGGCTCTTGGCCTTCACAGGCTCAACGAAACAGTTTATCACCAGGACACTCCGCAGGTACGCGGCATGATCAACAAGATCGGCCACCTGCTGGAATGGTCTGTTGAGGAATAAGGAGGTACTGCCATGAAACTTCATGAACTGTCCCCCGTACCGGGATCACGCAAGACAAAAAAACGCCTCGGGCAGGGGCTTGGCAGCGGCCAGGGAAAGACTGCAGGCAAAGGGCACAAGGGTCAGAAGGCCCGTAAGAGCCCCGACATCAAAGCCAACTTTGAAGGCGGCCAGATGCCGCTTGCACGCCGCATCCCGAAACGTGGATTCAGCAACTTCCGTTTTGCCGTCAAATATTCGATAGTGAATATCGCGGACCTGGAAGAGAGATTTGAAGCGGGTACAGAGGTCACAGCAAAAGAACTCTACGAACTCCGTCTCATCTCCGACGCTGGAAAACCCGTCAAGGTGCTTGGCGTAGGCGAACTCTCAAAGAGCCTCAACGTTAAGGCGAATGCCTATAGTTCATCGGCCGCAAAGAAAATCGAAGCGGCCGGCGGCAAGGCAGAGGTAATATAACATGCTGGATTCCTTCCGGGACTCATTTCGGCTTCCCGATTTGAAGCGCCGCATACTCTTCACACTTGCAGCGCTCTTCGTATACCGTCTGGGTGCGCACGTACCCACTCCCGGAGTGGATGCAGCAGCCCTCGGAAAACTTTTTGACCAGGGCTCCCTTCTGGGATTCCTGGATCTTTTCGCGGGCGGCGCGCTCAGCCGGTTCAGCATCTTTGCGCTGGGCGTGACGCCTTACATCAACTCAAGCATTGTCATGCAGCTGCTCGCAGTCGTCGTGCCAAGCATTGAGAAGATGCAGAAAGAGGGAGAAGAGGGGCGTAAGAAGATCGTCCAGTGGACGCGTTACGGCACGATCGCCTTCGCCTTTATTCAGGCAGTTGGCATGACAGGCTGGCTGAGAGGGCTTGGAATCTATTCCGGCAGTTTCTTTGACATAATCCTCGTCTCGCTTACACTGACAACAGGCGCCGTAGCAGTCATGTGGATCGGAGAGATCATGACGGACCACGGCATCGGAAACGGAATATCGCTGCTCATCTTCGCGGGTATAGTAGTAAGGATACCCGAGGCGATCGTCCGCACGGCCTCTATGGTGAGGCTTGGCGAGATGAACTTCCTCGTGCTCATCATAGCGATAGCTATAATGCTGGGCGTAATAGCAGGATGCGTCATGCTCCAGGAGGGACAGCGCAGACTCCCCGTACAATATGCTAAACGCATGGTCGGCAACAAAATGTACGGCGGCCAGTCAAGCTTCATCCCGCTTAGAGTGAACACGGCAGGCGTTATACCGATAATCTTCGCCTCCTCGATCCTGCTCTTCCCCTACACCATCGCCGGTCTTTTCCAGCACAGCGTGGCTAGGATGATACAGCAGGCGATGAGCCCGAGCAGCCCGATATACATGATACTTTATGTGGCGCTCATCATCTTCTTCTCATATTTCTACACGGCGGTCGTCTTCAAGCCTGAAGACATCTCCAACAATATGAAGAAGAACGGCGGGTTCATACTGGGCATACGCCCGGGCAGACCGACGACAGATTATATTGAAAAGGTCATGGGCCGCATCACGCTCGGCGGCGCGGTAGCGCTTGCCGTAATCGCGGTCGTTCCTACCATAATGACTGGGATCATGAACATCAATACGTTCTACTTTGGCGGAACTGCTGTTATAATTGTCGTCGGCGTTGCGCTCGACACTGTCCATCAGATAGAGGGGCAGCTCCTTATGCGCCATTACGAGGGTATCCTCAAACGCCGCGGCGGTAAAAACGGCGGTCTCTTAAGACTGTAGTCCAAAAGAGGCGAAGCACAATGAGGATCATTCTTCTTGGAGCACCTGGCGCAGGCAAGGGAACGCAGGCCGAAAGCATCAAAGCCAAATACCCTATAGCGCATATATCAACGGGCGACATCCTCCGCGCCAACGTCAAGGCGGGGACGGAGCTCGGCAAGAGCGCGAAAGAATATATGGATGCAGGCAAACTTGTGCCTGATGATGTTATCATCGGCATGATGGAGACTCGTCTTCAGGAGCCCGACTGCAAAGAGGGCTTCATGCTCGACGGTTTCCCGCGCACCATAGGTCAGGCGGAAGCGCTTGACGGTATGCTCAAAAAGTTAGGCATCGCGCTCGACGCGGTAGTGAGCCTCAACATCGGCGACGATACCGTCGTCACGAGGCTCACGGCCAGAAGAGTCTGCAAAAAGTGCGGCGAAATATACAACACCGTGCTGAAGCCTGAAAAAACGGCTGGCCTCTGCGACAAATGCGGCGGAGAGGTAGTCCAGAGGGACGACGACAAAGAAAGCGTCATACGCAATCGTCTTGCCGTCTTCCATCAGCAGACGCAGCCCCTTATTGAGTATTACGAGAAACAGGGCCTTTTGATCCCCGTAGACGCGTCTGGCAAAAAAGACGCGGTGCTCAATATCCTTGAGCGGACGAAAGGTTAAGGCGCTTTTTAATGATCACCTTTAAAAGCGACCGGGACATTGCGAAGATGCGCGTAGCAGGCCAGGTCGTAGCTGATATCCTCAAATTGATGAGAGATATGGTAAAACCAGGAATAGATACTCTTACTCTTGACGAGGCGGCTGAAAATCTGGTAAAAAAATCAGGTGGCAAACCGGCCTTCAAAGGATACAAAGTACCATGGGAGCCTATTCCGTTTCCCGGCACGATCTGCGCGTCGATCAATGAAGAGGTCGTGCACGGGATCCCCTCAAGAAACAGAGTTCTCAACGAGGGAGACATAATCAGTATCGACACCGGCGCCTCAATCGACGGCTTTTTCGGAGACGCATGCTGCACCTTTGCGGTGGGGAAAATCAGTGAGGATCGACAGCGGCTGCTCGACATCACTCTGGCATCCCTGCACGCGGGAGTCGCGGCTGTGAAACCGGGAGCAACGCTCGGAGACATCGGACATGCGGTAGAACAAGTTGTCACCCCTGCGGGCTACGGCCTCGTCAGGGACTACGCAGGCCACGGCATCGGACATAGGCTGCACGAGGCTCCACAGGTCCCCAATTACGGGCGGCCCGGAAGCGGTATAACCGTCAAACCGCGGATGACCTTTTGTGTAGAGCCTATGGTGATGATCGGAGCGGAAGAGGTTACCCAGCGTCCTGGCGGATGGACCGTCGTCACAAAAGATGGAAGCGACGCGGCTCATTTTGAATTCAGCCTTCTGGTAACGGAAGACGGCGTGGAGATACTTACGCCATGGGAATAACCTCCCGCACACAGAAAGTAAGCTTCTGCGCAGGAGACGTCGTAGTCGTGCTCCGCGGAAAGTACGCGGGGAAACCATTTGCCGTTATGGGCACTGACAACGAAAGAGTATTGATAGCAAACGGGGCGGAATTCAAAGCGGCTAAGCCCAAGAAGAAAAATGTTATTCACCTGCACCAAACGCACTATAATCTCGAAGATGTGGCTGGGCGTGTCGCTGGCGGGAAACCTCTAGACAATGGCTGGTTGATGCAAAAACTTTCCAACTTGTTGGAAAAAAGCAGCGGCGCATCTTGCAAACAGGAGGATGAAGCTGCCGAATGGCCAAAGAAGAGGTAATTGAAGTAAAAGGCAAGGTAGTGGAGCCGCTGCCGAACGCCATGTTCAGGGTAGAACTTGAAAATGGCCACAAGATACTGGCTCATGTCTCGGGAAAAATGCGTATGCATTTTATCAGGATCCTTCCGGGCGACAGAGTTCTATTGCAGCTTTCGCCCTACGACCTGACTCGCGGTAGGATAACATACAGATACAAGTAGATGAGATATAATTCTCAATTGGCAGAAACAAGTTCAGTCAAGGAGGTCTGCATTTAATGAAAGTAAGACCGTCGGTCAAACCTATATGTGAATTTTGCAGAGTCATTAAGCGCCACGGTGTCGTGCGCATAATCTGCAGCAGAAACCCGCGCCATAAGCAGCGTCAGGGAGCAAGGAGGTAGCAGGGAATGGCTCGTTTAGCCGGAGTAGACCTGCCGCGTGATAAAAGGATCGAAATAGCCCTTACCTATATTTTTGGGATCGGGCCGGCAGTTGCAGAGGATATCATAAAGATCACTGGAATCAACCCGGATACAAGGGTTAAGGATCTTTCGGAAGAAGAAGAGCAGAAGCTGCGCGCAGAGATTGAAAACAACCGTCTCGTAGAGGGCGACCTCCGCCGCGACATCGCGATGAACATCAAGCGTCTTATGGACATTGGCTGCTATCGCGGGATCAGACACCGTCTCGGCCTCCCTGTAAGGGGACAGAAAACCAAGACGAACGCCCGCACGCGTAAAGGTCCCAAGAGGGCCGTCGCGGGCAAGAAGAAAGTCACCAAGTAAGGTTTCAGGGGAGGGAATAACAGTTGGCCAAACGCGTACAGCGCAGTCGCAAGCGCAAAGAAAGAAAGAATATCAGCTATGGTGTTGCTCATATATTCTCAACATTCAACAACACGATAGTGACTCTTACCGACAAACAGGGCAACGCCCTTTCATGGGCCTCCGGCGGCAACGTCGGATTCAAAGGAACCCGTAAATCGACGCCTTATGCAGCACAGATGTCCGCAGCACAGGCGGCGAAAGTTGCACAGGATCATGGCGTTACAGAGATCGATGTAGTTGTAAAGGGTCCCGGCCCGGGACGTGAATCTGCTATCCGTTCGCTTCAGGCGGCGGGGCTTCAGGTTAACGTTATCCGTGACGCAACGCCGATCCCGCACAATGGCTGCCGTCCGCCGAAACGGCGCCGCGTGTAGTCTTTAAAGGAGGTACTTATAAGCATGAGCAGATACACAGGACCTGTCTGCAGGCTCTGCCGCGCAGAGGGCGCCAAGCTCTTTTTAAAGGGAGACCGCTGCTATACAGAGAAATGCGGACTTTCCAAACGTAACTCAAAGCCCGGACAGCACGGCACGCGCCGCGGCAAAATGAGTGAATATGGAATCCGTCTCCGCGAGAAGCAGAAGCTTCGCCGCTTCTACAGCATCAACGAGACGCAGTTCAGCACAATATATGAAAAAGCCACAGGAATGGCGGGCCAGACCGGCCACAATTT
The DNA window shown above is from Cloacibacillus sp. and carries:
- a CDS encoding adenylate kinase: MRIILLGAPGAGKGTQAESIKAKYPIAHISTGDILRANVKAGTELGKSAKEYMDAGKLVPDDVIIGMMETRLQEPDCKEGFMLDGFPRTIGQAEALDGMLKKLGIALDAVVSLNIGDDTVVTRLTARRVCKKCGEIYNTVLKPEKTAGLCDKCGGEVVQRDDDKESVIRNRLAVFHQQTQPLIEYYEKQGLLIPVDASGKKDAVLNILERTKG
- the map gene encoding type I methionyl aminopeptidase, producing the protein MITFKSDRDIAKMRVAGQVVADILKLMRDMVKPGIDTLTLDEAAENLVKKSGGKPAFKGYKVPWEPIPFPGTICASINEEVVHGIPSRNRVLNEGDIISIDTGASIDGFFGDACCTFAVGKISEDRQRLLDITLASLHAGVAAVKPGATLGDIGHAVEQVVTPAGYGLVRDYAGHGIGHRLHEAPQVPNYGRPGSGITVKPRMTFCVEPMVMIGAEEVTQRPGGWTVVTKDGSDAAHFEFSLLVTEDGVEILTPWE
- a CDS encoding KOW domain-containing RNA-binding protein, with translation MGITSRTQKVSFCAGDVVVVLRGKYAGKPFAVMGTDNERVLIANGAEFKAAKPKKKNVIHLHQTHYNLEDVAGRVAGGKPLDNGWLMQKLSNLLEKSSGASCKQEDEAAEWPKKR
- the infA gene encoding translation initiation factor IF-1, with the protein product MAKEEVIEVKGKVVEPLPNAMFRVELENGHKILAHVSGKMRMHFIRILPGDRVLLQLSPYDLTRGRITYRYK
- the rpmJ gene encoding 50S ribosomal protein L36, with translation MKVRPSVKPICEFCRVIKRHGVVRIICSRNPRHKQRQGARR
- the rpsM gene encoding 30S ribosomal protein S13; its protein translation is MARLAGVDLPRDKRIEIALTYIFGIGPAVAEDIIKITGINPDTRVKDLSEEEEQKLRAEIENNRLVEGDLRRDIAMNIKRLMDIGCYRGIRHRLGLPVRGQKTKTNARTRKGPKRAVAGKKKVTK
- the rpsK gene encoding 30S ribosomal protein S11, whose amino-acid sequence is MAKRVQRSRKRKERKNISYGVAHIFSTFNNTIVTLTDKQGNALSWASGGNVGFKGTRKSTPYAAQMSAAQAAKVAQDHGVTEIDVVVKGPGPGRESAIRSLQAAGLQVNVIRDATPIPHNGCRPPKRRRV